A genomic window from Planococcus rifietoensis includes:
- a CDS encoding PhoH family protein encodes MTENNLLELHVKDPNEAVLLLGTSDSHLSLIEESFDIHIITRGEVIRLEGSEEGRQTGKLLLEQLLKVIRKNINIDQRDIVSAIEMAKNGTIEYFAELYDEEVARSATGRSIRAKTIGQRHYIHAIKKSDMVFGIGPAGTGKTYLAVVLAVQALKNGHVKKIVLTRPAVEAGESLGFLPGDLKEKVDPYLRPLYDALHDVMGQEQTNRLIERGTIEVAPLAYMRGRTLEEAFIILDEAQNTTKAQMKMFLTRLGFNSKMIVTGDKTQIDLPRGAESGLIAAEKNLHGVKGIEFQYLEKGDVVRHPLVSKIIEAYENQPS; translated from the coding sequence ATGACAGAAAACAACCTACTCGAATTGCATGTGAAAGACCCGAACGAAGCAGTCCTGCTTCTCGGCACATCCGACAGCCATCTGTCGCTGATCGAAGAGAGTTTTGATATACACATCATCACGCGCGGCGAAGTGATTCGCCTCGAAGGGTCCGAAGAAGGCAGACAGACCGGAAAATTGTTGTTGGAGCAATTATTGAAAGTTATCCGCAAAAACATCAACATCGACCAGCGCGATATCGTGTCGGCTATCGAAATGGCGAAAAACGGGACGATTGAATATTTCGCTGAACTTTACGATGAGGAAGTGGCGCGCAGTGCGACCGGGCGTTCCATCCGCGCCAAAACGATTGGACAGCGCCATTATATCCACGCCATCAAAAAAAGCGATATGGTATTCGGGATCGGCCCAGCCGGAACCGGAAAAACCTATCTGGCTGTCGTCTTGGCAGTGCAAGCCTTGAAAAACGGCCATGTGAAGAAGATTGTCTTGACGCGTCCTGCCGTCGAAGCGGGAGAAAGCCTCGGATTCTTGCCTGGCGACTTGAAGGAAAAAGTCGATCCGTATTTGCGCCCTTTATACGACGCTTTGCATGACGTCATGGGACAGGAACAGACCAACCGCCTGATTGAACGCGGAACGATCGAAGTGGCACCGCTCGCTTATATGAGAGGCCGTACGCTCGAGGAAGCGTTCATCATCTTGGATGAAGCCCAGAACACGACAAAAGCACAGATGAAAATGTTTTTGACGCGCCTTGGCTTTAACTCGAAAATGATCGTCACTGGCGACAAAACACAGATTGACTTGCCGCGTGGAGCGGAGTCCGGATTGATCGCCGCAGAGAAGAATTTGCACGGAGTCAAAGGCATCGAATTTCAGTACCTGGAAAAAGGCGATGTCGTGCGCCATCCACTCGTCTCCAAGATTATCGAAGCTTACGAGAACCAGCCTAGTTAA
- a CDS encoding HD family phosphohydrolase: MAGWIRRIYLRFGAPVVLIGISFMTALLMFGFLYDTIATDTYEVELFQLSEETIRAAKTVEDPVRTELERERAAEEVQPSYRYIEEIADNQAAVVDSLFGYVLEAKRTAETDGEDEPDPRSSDEVLSSLRESIRLLEQNENGLRLTDDMLLSLLALEEDVLMRVEREVRNQVLAVLQDPLREAGLTQARNSAEQEIRGDDQVPAAAIPAAAAIARANIVPNELINEELTEQQIEQARASVEPTRILQGQVLIQEGQLIDREVYRQLELAGMTEQQSNYRSVLALGLFVLIAAGLLLLVLQSAKVEGVKKAIRLTIVFVVFALSLAIMKLLEIISGNFGVVIDFIYPTALAGILVRLLIDERTAVYVTILLSACAGMMLQSGYAGVFQMDSALYVLFGGLTGIYLIRNGHRSIRILPISLAVGGVHLLYVAFYLLMNQSQYTVEELAFYVAAALAAGLLSGTLATGLLPLFEAAFGILSTMKLLELSNPNHPLLKKILTETPGTYHHSVMVANLSDAACEAIGANGLLARVGCYYHDIGKTITPQYFIENQSHGNPHDQLSPEQSRDIILAHGKDGAAILRKQKMPKELIDIAEQHHGTTLLKFFYYKAKEQNDELPEEQYRYTGPKPQSREIAIIMVADSLEAAVRSMESPSTEKIRKMVDSITEDKLKDGQFDECDITLKELKRVKSVMCETLNGIFHSRIAYPDDKK, encoded by the coding sequence ATGGCGGGATGGATCAGGCGCATTTATTTGCGGTTCGGGGCTCCTGTAGTCTTGATCGGCATCAGTTTCATGACAGCGCTGCTCATGTTTGGATTTTTATACGATACGATAGCAACCGATACATATGAAGTGGAATTATTCCAATTGTCCGAGGAAACGATACGGGCGGCAAAAACTGTTGAAGACCCGGTAAGGACTGAGCTTGAGCGCGAGCGGGCAGCAGAAGAAGTGCAGCCGAGTTACCGATATATTGAAGAGATCGCCGATAATCAGGCGGCGGTCGTCGATTCGCTGTTCGGCTATGTGCTTGAAGCAAAGCGCACCGCTGAAACAGATGGGGAGGATGAACCCGATCCCCGCAGTTCCGATGAAGTGTTAAGCAGTCTCCGTGAATCGATTCGCTTGCTTGAACAAAACGAAAACGGGCTTCGCTTGACGGATGACATGCTGTTATCACTGCTCGCTTTGGAAGAGGATGTGCTTATGCGCGTCGAACGCGAAGTGCGCAACCAAGTGTTGGCAGTTCTGCAAGATCCACTCCGCGAAGCTGGACTGACGCAAGCGCGCAATTCAGCCGAACAGGAAATACGCGGGGATGACCAAGTGCCTGCTGCTGCAATTCCGGCGGCAGCGGCCATTGCAAGGGCCAATATTGTCCCGAACGAACTCATCAATGAAGAATTGACGGAACAACAAATCGAACAAGCACGTGCAAGTGTCGAGCCAACGCGTATTTTGCAGGGGCAAGTGCTTATCCAGGAAGGCCAATTGATTGACCGCGAAGTCTATCGCCAGCTGGAACTTGCGGGAATGACCGAGCAGCAATCAAATTACCGTTCGGTGCTTGCATTGGGGTTGTTTGTGCTGATTGCTGCAGGTTTACTGCTGTTGGTGCTGCAGAGTGCAAAAGTCGAAGGCGTTAAAAAAGCCATCCGGCTGACGATTGTTTTTGTCGTTTTCGCATTGTCTCTTGCTATCATGAAGCTGCTCGAGATCATCAGCGGCAATTTTGGGGTCGTCATTGACTTTATCTACCCGACAGCATTGGCTGGCATTTTGGTGCGTCTATTGATCGATGAACGCACAGCGGTCTACGTGACGATTTTGCTCAGCGCCTGTGCAGGCATGATGCTGCAAAGCGGCTATGCCGGCGTTTTTCAGATGGATTCTGCTCTATATGTGTTGTTTGGCGGCTTGACGGGGATATACTTAATACGAAACGGGCATAGAAGCATCCGCATCTTGCCGATTAGCTTGGCAGTTGGCGGCGTCCATTTGCTGTATGTGGCGTTTTATCTGCTCATGAACCAAAGCCAGTATACGGTAGAAGAACTTGCTTTTTATGTGGCAGCGGCGCTGGCAGCCGGTCTTTTGTCCGGAACGCTTGCGACCGGTTTATTGCCGTTGTTTGAAGCGGCATTTGGCATTCTGTCGACGATGAAGCTGCTCGAACTGTCGAATCCGAACCATCCGTTGCTGAAGAAGATTTTAACCGAAACGCCAGGAACGTACCATCACAGCGTCATGGTGGCGAATCTTTCGGACGCGGCGTGCGAGGCAATCGGGGCGAACGGCTTGCTTGCACGAGTTGGCTGTTATTATCACGATATCGGCAAGACCATCACCCCCCAGTATTTTATTGAAAATCAATCCCATGGCAATCCGCATGATCAACTCAGTCCGGAACAAAGCCGCGACATCATCCTCGCACACGGCAAGGACGGGGCGGCAATTTTGCGCAAGCAGAAAATGCCGAAAGAATTGATCGATATCGCAGAGCAGCATCATGGCACGACGTTATTGAAATTCTTCTATTATAAAGCGAAAGAGCAAAACGACGAGCTCCCTGAAGAACAATACCGCTACACGGGGCCGAAACCACAGAGCCGGGAAATTGCCATCATTATGGTCGCAGATAGCTTAGAAGCGGCGGTGCGGTCGATGGAATCTCCGAGTACGGAAAAAATCCGCAAGATGGTCGATTCCATCACGGAAGATAAATTGAAAGATGGACAGTTTGACGAATGTGATATAACGTTAAAAGAACTAAAACGGGTCAAGAGCGTCATGTGCGAAACCTTGAACGGGATCTTCCATTCGAGGATCGCCTATCCCGATGATAAAAAATAA
- the ybeY gene encoding rRNA maturation RNase YbeY, translated as MLTIDFIDETEQLDDKALAFVSKVLEHAAQHEETGEAEVSVTFTDDESIRAINRDYREKDQATDVISFSMEEQGEDEVAIVGETGPRLLGDIIISVERTELQAEEYGHSFERELGFLAVHGFLHLLGYDHMNEQDEKKMFGRQEEILASLGVTRDAHEAE; from the coding sequence ATGCTGACAATCGATTTCATAGACGAAACGGAACAATTGGACGATAAGGCGCTGGCCTTTGTGAGCAAGGTATTGGAGCATGCGGCACAGCATGAAGAAACAGGGGAAGCGGAAGTATCGGTTACATTCACGGACGATGAATCGATCCGTGCGATCAACCGGGATTACCGGGAAAAAGACCAGGCAACGGATGTCATCTCCTTTTCGATGGAAGAGCAAGGAGAAGACGAAGTGGCCATCGTTGGTGAAACCGGCCCGCGCTTACTCGGCGATATCATTATCTCGGTAGAGCGCACGGAACTTCAGGCAGAGGAGTACGGGCATAGCTTCGAACGCGAACTTGGCTTTTTGGCAGTGCACGGATTTCTGCATCTGCTCGGCTACGACCATATGAATGAACAGGATGAAAAGAAAATGTTTGGCAGACAGGAAGAAATTTTAGCTTCACTTGGTGTTACGCGTGATGCGCATGAAGCTGAGTAG
- a CDS encoding diacylglycerol kinase family protein encodes MKLSRFLSSFRFAAQGIGTSIKREQNMKVHAVSAVIVLVAAIWTGLDRTEWMLVIVLIGGMLALELVNSALERTVDLVTRERHPLAKQAKDMAAGAVLVFAVTSAIIGLLIFLPKWF; translated from the coding sequence ATGAAGCTGAGTAGGTTTCTCTCCTCATTCCGTTTTGCTGCGCAAGGGATTGGCACCTCTATAAAACGGGAACAGAATATGAAAGTGCATGCAGTTTCTGCCGTGATCGTCCTGGTCGCCGCAATCTGGACTGGCCTCGACCGCACGGAGTGGATGCTGGTGATTGTATTGATCGGCGGCATGCTGGCGCTTGAACTGGTCAATTCCGCATTGGAGCGGACCGTCGACCTCGTTACGAGAGAGCGGCATCCGTTGGCGAAGCAAGCGAAAGACATGGCGGCAGGAGCCGTTTTGGTATTTGCTGTGACAAGTGCTATAATCGGTTTGCTGATCTTTTTGCCTAAATGGTTTTAA
- a CDS encoding cytidine deaminase: protein MDKQQLMEQAISARGNAYVPYSKFPVGAALLSKDGTVYTGCNIENAGYSLTNCAERTAVFKAVSEGVKQFEALAVAADTKGPVAPCGACRQVLVEFCAPDMPVYLTNLEGAVSETTIAELLPGAFTTGDLDYASRK, encoded by the coding sequence ATGGACAAACAACAATTAATGGAGCAAGCTATCTCGGCGCGCGGCAATGCCTACGTGCCGTATTCGAAATTCCCGGTAGGGGCGGCGCTATTATCCAAGGACGGCACAGTCTATACCGGATGCAATATCGAAAACGCCGGCTATTCTTTGACCAATTGCGCAGAACGCACTGCGGTATTCAAGGCAGTATCGGAAGGCGTCAAGCAGTTCGAGGCGTTGGCAGTGGCTGCCGATACAAAAGGACCGGTCGCGCCATGCGGGGCATGCCGGCAAGTGCTGGTGGAATTTTGTGCGCCGGATATGCCGGTTTATTTAACGAATCTAGAAGGAGCGGTGTCGGAGACGACCATCGCAGAATTGCTTCCGGGCGCCTTCACAACGGGGGATTTAGACTATGCATCAAGGAAATAA
- the era gene encoding GTPase Era, giving the protein MHQGNNGYKSGFISIIGRPNVGKSTFLNRVVGQKIAIMSDKPQTTRNKVQGVVTNENSQMVFIDTPGINEPKHKLGDFMLKVAKNTFREVDVLLFVVSAADRIGKQDRYVLDMLKGIDVPVFLVLNKIDQVHPDNLPKIVESYRNEFDFAEAIPISALQGNNVENLLAKIEERLPEGPQYYPSDQVTDHPERFIISELIREKALHLTREEIPHSIAVVIDKIAKDEENENMIRVQATIMVERDSQKGIVIGKKGVLLKEIGTRARKDIENLLGTKVYLELWVKVQKDWRNKAMHLRDFGFRDDEY; this is encoded by the coding sequence ATGCATCAAGGAAATAACGGATATAAATCAGGATTCATTTCCATCATCGGCCGCCCGAATGTCGGAAAATCGACGTTCTTGAACCGTGTGGTCGGGCAGAAAATAGCCATCATGAGCGATAAGCCGCAGACGACGCGCAATAAAGTACAAGGGGTCGTCACCAACGAAAACAGCCAAATGGTCTTTATCGACACGCCGGGGATCAACGAGCCAAAGCATAAGCTTGGGGATTTCATGCTGAAAGTCGCAAAAAACACCTTCCGTGAAGTGGACGTGCTGCTATTTGTCGTCAGTGCAGCGGACCGCATAGGCAAACAGGACCGTTACGTACTCGACATGTTGAAAGGAATCGATGTGCCGGTATTTTTGGTGCTCAATAAAATCGACCAAGTGCATCCGGACAACCTGCCGAAAATCGTAGAATCCTACCGCAACGAATTTGATTTCGCTGAAGCGATTCCGATCTCCGCCTTGCAGGGCAATAATGTCGAGAACCTGCTAGCGAAAATCGAAGAGCGCTTGCCGGAAGGGCCGCAGTACTATCCATCCGACCAAGTGACCGACCACCCGGAGCGTTTCATCATTTCGGAATTGATCCGCGAAAAAGCCTTGCATTTGACGCGCGAGGAAATTCCGCATTCAATCGCCGTTGTCATCGATAAAATTGCCAAAGATGAAGAAAACGAAAACATGATCCGCGTCCAGGCGACGATCATGGTCGAACGCGATTCCCAAAAAGGTATCGTCATCGGCAAAAAAGGCGTGCTTTTGAAAGAAATTGGCACGCGTGCGCGCAAGGATATCGAAAACTTGCTCGGCACGAAAGTATATTTGGAGCTTTGGGTCAAAGTCCAGAAAGATTGGCGCAATAAAGCAATGCATCTCCGTGATTTCGGTTTCAGAGACGACGAATACTAA
- the recO gene encoding DNA repair protein RecO, which produces MQNQLEGIVIRTRPYGETNKIVTLFTKEAGKITCMARGAKKPASRLAAITQPFTHGVFSIYKGRGMGTLQAGDQLESLRHIREDIMATAYASYVTELIDRLTEQDEPQPAIYDMLYQALHAIADGYDPEAITLFVEWKMLRVAGLTPTLHECANCGATEGEFAFSFQELGFLCHRCFHLDRYIIRLSPALVKLIRTFYFVPIERVGALTLKKESKTLLKQIVRTIYEEQAGIRLKSRSFLEQLERTPEFFPEPKKDIPEGD; this is translated from the coding sequence ATGCAGAACCAACTCGAAGGCATTGTCATCCGAACGCGTCCCTACGGGGAAACAAATAAAATTGTCACCTTGTTCACAAAAGAAGCAGGAAAGATCACTTGCATGGCGCGCGGCGCGAAAAAGCCCGCAAGCCGCCTGGCGGCTATCACCCAGCCGTTCACACATGGCGTTTTTTCGATCTATAAAGGCCGCGGCATGGGTACTTTGCAGGCAGGCGACCAATTGGAGTCGTTGCGCCATATCCGCGAGGACATCATGGCTACCGCTTATGCGAGTTATGTCACAGAACTGATCGACCGCCTCACAGAGCAGGACGAGCCGCAGCCGGCCATTTACGATATGCTGTATCAAGCGCTCCACGCGATTGCGGACGGCTATGACCCGGAAGCGATCACATTATTTGTCGAGTGGAAAATGCTGCGCGTGGCGGGGCTGACCCCGACCTTGCACGAATGCGCCAATTGCGGGGCGACGGAAGGGGAATTTGCCTTCTCGTTCCAGGAACTCGGCTTTTTGTGCCATCGCTGCTTCCATCTCGACCGCTACATCATCCGCTTAAGCCCAGCACTCGTGAAATTGATCCGCACGTTTTATTTCGTGCCGATTGAACGGGTCGGGGCATTGACCTTGAAGAAAGAGTCGAAAACCTTGCTCAAGCAAATCGTCCGGACCATCTACGAGGAACAGGCGGGTATCCGGCTGAAGTCGCGTTCGTTTCTCGAGCAGCTCGAACGGACGCCGGAATTTTTCCCGGAACCAAAAAAAGACATCCCTGAAGGCGATTAG
- a CDS encoding glycine--tRNA ligase: MSMEKVVSLAKHRGFVFPGSEIYGGLANTWDYGPLGVELKNNIKKAWWKKFVQESVHNVGLDAAILMNPKTWEASGHLGNFNDPMIDCKACKSRHRADKLIENALDEKGIELIVDGLSFERMKELIDEHEITCPTCGKADFTEIRQFNLMFKTFQGVTESSTNEVYLRPETAQGIFVNYKNVQRSMRKKMPFGIAQIGKSFRNEITPGNFTFRTREFEQMELEFFCKPGEDLEWYAYWRDFCKNWLLELNMDEDNMRLREHDADELSHYSNATVDIEYKFPFGWGELWGIADRTDFDLKRHMEYSGEDFNYIDPQTNERYVPYCIEPSLGADRVTLAFLVDAFQEESLDNDDTRTVLKFHPALAPYKAAVLPLSKKLSEGATEVFADLAKHFMVDYDESQSIGKRYRRQDEIGTPFCITYDFDSVEDGEVTVRHRDSMEQVRMPIKDVQAYIEQHIQF; the protein is encoded by the coding sequence ATGTCAATGGAAAAAGTAGTATCATTAGCCAAACACCGGGGGTTCGTCTTTCCGGGCTCTGAGATTTATGGAGGTCTCGCCAATACGTGGGATTATGGCCCACTCGGCGTCGAGTTGAAAAACAATATCAAAAAAGCATGGTGGAAAAAATTCGTCCAGGAATCCGTTCACAACGTCGGACTCGACGCTGCCATCCTGATGAACCCGAAAACATGGGAGGCATCCGGCCACCTCGGCAACTTCAACGACCCGATGATCGATTGCAAAGCCTGCAAATCGCGTCACCGTGCCGATAAGCTGATCGAAAACGCATTGGATGAAAAAGGCATTGAACTCATCGTCGACGGCTTGTCGTTTGAGCGCATGAAAGAATTGATCGACGAACATGAAATCACGTGCCCGACTTGCGGCAAAGCTGATTTCACCGAAATCCGCCAGTTCAATTTGATGTTCAAGACATTCCAAGGCGTCACTGAATCATCGACGAACGAAGTGTATTTGCGCCCGGAGACGGCACAAGGGATCTTCGTCAACTATAAAAACGTCCAGCGCTCGATGCGCAAGAAAATGCCGTTCGGGATTGCACAGATCGGCAAGAGTTTCCGCAACGAAATCACACCGGGGAACTTCACGTTCCGCACGCGTGAATTCGAGCAAATGGAGCTGGAATTCTTCTGCAAACCAGGCGAAGACCTTGAGTGGTATGCGTACTGGCGCGATTTCTGCAAAAACTGGCTGCTCGAGCTGAACATGGACGAAGACAATATGCGCTTGCGTGAGCACGACGCCGATGAGTTGTCCCATTACTCGAACGCCACTGTCGACATCGAATACAAATTCCCATTCGGCTGGGGCGAACTGTGGGGCATCGCTGACCGCACCGATTTCGATTTGAAACGCCACATGGAATATTCGGGCGAAGATTTCAATTACATCGACCCGCAAACCAACGAACGCTACGTCCCGTATTGCATCGAACCATCCCTCGGCGCAGACCGCGTGACACTTGCTTTCCTAGTGGATGCATTCCAGGAAGAAAGCTTGGACAATGACGATACACGCACAGTGCTGAAGTTCCATCCGGCACTTGCGCCATACAAGGCTGCGGTATTGCCTTTATCGAAAAAACTTTCTGAAGGCGCGACGGAAGTATTCGCAGACCTTGCGAAGCATTTCATGGTCGATTACGACGAATCCCAGTCCATCGGGAAACGCTACCGCCGCCAGGATGAAATCGGCACGCCGTTCTGCATCACTTATGATTTCGATTCGGTCGAAGACGGTGAAGTAACCGTGCGCCACCGCGATTCCATGGAACAAGTCCGCATGCCGATCAAAGACGTGCAGGCGTATATCGAACAGCATATCCAATTCTAA
- a CDS encoding helix-turn-helix transcriptional regulator: MSPIELNKRQEEILQIVKGNGPITGEQIADRLNLTRATLRPDLAILTMAGFLDARPRVGYFYSGKKPGQDITDTMNNMKVKDFQSIPVVVRDDVSVYDAISQMFLDDVGTLFVVDKKSCLAGVLSRKDLLRTSLGNQDLNAIPVHIIMTRMPNITYCLRNDSLIQAANRLINQQIDALPVVEEQPEGYKVVGRLTKTNITRAFLSLSENHEL; the protein is encoded by the coding sequence GTGAGTCCAATCGAACTCAATAAGCGGCAAGAGGAAATTTTACAGATCGTCAAAGGCAACGGCCCGATTACAGGCGAGCAGATCGCAGACCGTCTGAATTTGACGCGCGCCACGCTTCGGCCGGATTTGGCTATTTTGACGATGGCAGGCTTTTTAGATGCCAGGCCGCGTGTCGGTTATTTTTATTCGGGCAAGAAACCGGGCCAGGATATAACCGATACGATGAACAATATGAAAGTGAAAGATTTTCAGTCGATCCCTGTCGTAGTCAGGGATGATGTCAGCGTATACGATGCCATCAGTCAGATGTTTCTGGATGACGTCGGGACGCTTTTTGTTGTGGATAAAAAATCCTGCCTCGCAGGTGTCCTGTCGCGCAAAGATCTATTGCGCACCAGCCTCGGCAATCAGGATTTGAATGCCATTCCTGTACATATCATCATGACGCGCATGCCAAACATCACCTATTGTTTGCGCAATGATTCGCTCATACAGGCTGCAAACCGGCTGATCAACCAGCAAATCGACGCATTGCCGGTCGTCGAAGAACAACCGGAAGGGTATAAGGTCGTCGGCAGGCTGACAAAGACCAATATTACGCGGGCATTTTTGTCCCTTTCGGAAAACCACGAACTGTGA
- a CDS encoding pyruvate, water dikinase regulatory protein: MSLLRVFIVSDSVGETGELVAKAAISQYLNTEQNAVLKRFPYIDSIEHLQEIIKLAEGQRAVIVYTLVSKELRHFVERETARNGIKAIDLMGPLLDALEEELHSAPIGEAGLVRKLDDDYFKKVEAIEFAVKYDDGRDPRGILLADIVLVGVSRTSKTPLSQYLAHKRLKVANVPLVPEVDPPDELFDVDPKKCFGLVISPEKLNNIRKERLIALGLNDDANYAKLDRIHEEIVHFRKVVDRIGCETLDVTNRAVEETANLILGKLQKQ; this comes from the coding sequence ATGAGTTTATTGCGCGTTTTTATCGTCTCCGATTCGGTAGGCGAAACCGGAGAGCTTGTCGCAAAAGCGGCCATCAGCCAATACTTGAATACAGAACAGAACGCCGTCTTGAAGCGGTTCCCGTATATCGATTCCATTGAACATTTGCAGGAAATCATCAAACTGGCAGAAGGGCAGCGGGCAGTGATCGTCTATACGCTTGTCTCGAAAGAGCTGCGCCATTTCGTTGAACGCGAAACGGCGCGAAACGGCATCAAAGCGATCGACTTGATGGGCCCATTGCTCGATGCGCTAGAAGAGGAGCTGCATTCAGCGCCGATCGGTGAAGCCGGCCTGGTGCGCAAGCTCGACGACGATTACTTCAAGAAAGTCGAAGCGATCGAATTTGCGGTCAAATACGACGATGGGCGCGACCCGCGCGGCATCTTGCTTGCGGATATCGTCTTGGTGGGGGTGTCGAGAACATCGAAAACCCCATTATCTCAGTATTTGGCCCATAAACGGCTGAAAGTGGCCAATGTGCCGCTCGTGCCTGAAGTGGATCCGCCGGATGAACTGTTCGATGTGGATCCGAAAAAATGCTTCGGCTTGGTCATTTCTCCAGAGAAGCTCAACAATATCCGCAAAGAGCGGTTGATTGCACTCGGATTGAACGATGATGCCAATTACGCGAAGTTGGACCGCATCCATGAAGAAATCGTCCATTTCCGCAAAGTGGTCGATCGCATCGGCTGTGAGACGCTAGACGTTACGAATCGCGCCGTTGAGGAAACGGCGAATTTAATTCTCGGCAAACTCCAGAAACAATAA
- the dnaG gene encoding DNA primase produces the protein MSNRIPEEVIEEIRSKADIVDVVGEYVQLTKRGRNWFGLCPFHGESTPSFSVTADKQIFHCFGCGAGGNAITFLMDIENISFQEALVKLGERSGIEIDVQPGEGKGAAQARNDDPLILMHEFAADMYHHILLNTEEGQAALDYLENRGFTQEIIEKYRIGWALPEWNYMEVALRRKGYDDEQLEASGLAIKREKSDGWFDRFRGRIMFPIMNENGKAIAFSGRVLEQSKQEAKYMNSPESPIFQKSQVLYNVHLARGAIRKNRKIVLFEGFMDVIAAGKAGIDNALATMGTSLTSQHIRQMKRFAQEVVVCFDGDDAGWEAAKRAAVPLEEANFKVGIAVLPNGMDPDDYVRQNGADAFRENVIEKPQTFIAFAMMHARRHKNFQYENDLLQYIQEVLQLLAGKSSPVERDLYIKQLSAETKLSEEAILQQYRRLETRSIERSRPKAAESVQAAPKREQKKITSLHRAERLLFAHALADPAVMDKLAREVETIPFISEEYQALYVQLLGFYEEWEKADFHKFLETLTDQELRKLVMETALAERDPEHPEEEIEDCLKHLNKHRIEQQINLKIQQSKEAEKQHDLKRALLLAQEVIALRKSL, from the coding sequence GTGTCCAATCGAATTCCTGAAGAAGTGATCGAAGAAATCCGTTCTAAAGCGGATATTGTGGACGTCGTGGGCGAATATGTCCAATTGACGAAAAGAGGCCGCAATTGGTTTGGTCTCTGTCCCTTCCACGGGGAGAGCACACCGTCCTTTTCAGTGACGGCCGATAAGCAGATTTTCCATTGCTTCGGCTGCGGGGCTGGCGGCAACGCCATCACGTTCTTGATGGATATCGAAAACATCAGTTTCCAGGAAGCGCTGGTCAAACTCGGCGAGCGTTCAGGAATTGAAATCGATGTCCAGCCAGGAGAAGGCAAAGGGGCAGCCCAGGCAAGAAATGACGACCCGCTCATTTTGATGCATGAATTCGCTGCTGATATGTACCATCACATTTTGCTGAACACAGAAGAAGGGCAAGCAGCTCTTGATTATTTGGAGAATCGGGGATTCACCCAGGAAATCATCGAAAAATACCGGATCGGCTGGGCGCTTCCTGAATGGAACTATATGGAAGTTGCGTTACGCAGAAAAGGGTACGACGATGAACAATTGGAAGCGAGCGGGCTGGCCATCAAGCGTGAGAAATCCGATGGCTGGTTCGACCGTTTCCGTGGCAGGATCATGTTTCCGATCATGAACGAAAACGGCAAGGCCATTGCGTTTTCGGGAAGGGTGCTTGAGCAGTCGAAGCAGGAAGCGAAATACATGAACAGCCCTGAATCACCGATTTTCCAAAAAAGCCAAGTTCTCTATAATGTCCATCTGGCTCGCGGCGCTATCCGGAAAAACCGGAAAATCGTCCTGTTCGAAGGTTTTATGGATGTCATTGCTGCAGGAAAAGCTGGCATCGACAATGCGCTTGCGACGATGGGGACATCGCTGACATCGCAGCATATCCGCCAAATGAAGCGTTTTGCGCAGGAAGTGGTCGTTTGCTTTGACGGCGATGATGCCGGATGGGAAGCGGCCAAACGAGCGGCGGTGCCGCTTGAGGAAGCGAATTTCAAAGTCGGGATTGCGGTGCTGCCGAATGGCATGGACCCCGATGACTATGTCCGCCAAAACGGCGCCGATGCTTTTCGGGAGAACGTCATCGAAAAGCCGCAAACCTTTATCGCATTCGCGATGATGCATGCGCGCCGCCATAAGAACTTTCAATATGAAAACGATCTCCTTCAATATATTCAAGAGGTACTCCAGTTATTGGCCGGTAAATCCTCTCCTGTTGAAAGGGATTTGTATATTAAGCAGCTGTCGGCCGAAACTAAGCTTTCAGAAGAAGCCATATTGCAGCAGTACAGGCGCTTAGAAACACGCAGCATCGAACGCAGCCGGCCAAAAGCCGCTGAATCGGTCCAGGCAGCCCCCAAAAGGGAGCAAAAGAAAATCACGTCGCTGCACCGCGCAGAACGTTTGCTGTTCGCACACGCTCTCGCAGACCCGGCCGTGATGGACAAGCTGGCCCGTGAAGTGGAAACCATTCCGTTCATCAGTGAAGAATACCAAGCGCTTTATGTTCAGCTGCTCGGTTTTTACGAGGAATGGGAAAAAGCGGATTTCCATAAGTTCTTGGAAACCCTAACGGATCAAGAGCTCCGGAAGTTAGTGATGGAGACGGCCTTGGCCGAGAGAGATCCCGAACACCCGGAAGAAGAGATCGAAGATTGCCTGAAGCACTTGAACAAGCATCGTATCGAGCAACAAATCAATTTAAAAATCCAGCAATCAAAAGAAGCGGAAAAACAGCATGATTTGAAGCGCGCTTTGCTTCTAGCACAAGAAGTGATTGCTTTACGGAAATCATTGTAG